A genomic segment from Paramixta manurensis encodes:
- a CDS encoding DUF943 family protein: MKIAKKTLFYSLFFVSVIFIIVYGLIVLLRPTEIITVYQSDSFSRILVKNPPLTDRAKIAWWQKNQEILKNQYHVPQPEASYGSWNVSVWNIGNGFKEREESTFLDFFPTSQRCFDEIKATKNCINYDRVITIVKTVNGITRFSIKNRNYTQLTNGEIVRRKDD, from the coding sequence ATGAAAATCGCTAAAAAGACGCTTTTTTATAGCTTATTTTTTGTCTCAGTAATATTTATTATCGTTTACGGATTAATCGTTTTACTCCGCCCGACTGAAATAATAACAGTGTACCAAAGTGATTCTTTCAGTAGGATTCTGGTCAAAAACCCACCATTAACCGATCGCGCCAAAATAGCGTGGTGGCAAAAAAACCAAGAGATATTGAAAAATCAATACCATGTCCCTCAACCAGAAGCGTCTTATGGTTCCTGGAACGTCAGTGTCTGGAACATTGGTAATGGATTTAAAGAACGTGAGGAAAGCACGTTTCTTGATTTTTTCCCAACCAGTCAGCGTTGTTTTGATGAAATAAAAGCGACAAAAAATTGTATTAATTATGATCGGGTGATTACTATTGTTAAAACGGTAAATGGCATCACGCGCTTTTCAATAAAAAATCGAAACTATACTCAACTCACTAATGGTGAAATAGTCCGTAGAAAGGATGATTAG